Proteins encoded together in one Astatotilapia calliptera chromosome 7, fAstCal1.2, whole genome shotgun sequence window:
- the LOC113026302 gene encoding UDP-glucuronosyltransferase 2A1-like: MMQVSTSLLFLPLTLLLLHPVSPVHGGHVLAFPGEFSHWLNMRNIIEELVKRNHSVTILVPDASPSVNYNNSRDAAKFNFLVFKVSYSREEYVGTMHEFIQFSMYESHTSSPLQKIMKMNDFMGRTLDFGRQQCDGVLKNQQLMATLQDSAFDVILQDPLAMCGDLVADMLGVPLILSLRFSFGSVMERHCGHAPLPPSYVPLAPLPYNDRMTFVERLINMVTYVASSTLTELAWKLSVNKYYSEIKGTPSSVCETMGKADVWLIRTFWDIETPRPTPPNFKYVGGLHCKPANQLPEDLEAFVQSSGNAGIIVASFGSMVTNLTIQHANIIATAFGQIPQKVIWRYRGEAPTALAPNTKISDWIPQNDLLGHPKTKAFVTHGGTNGLYEAVFHGVPLVGVPLFGDQPDNLARMSRLGTAIVLDFNHLTAEELAEALHVVTNQPSYRTNMQRLSAVHRDQPVTPLSTAVFWVEFVMRHGGARHLRLASYDLNWFQYHSLDTGAALLVALMTVAALWWVGIRCILRQCRQRAGREKKD; the protein is encoded by the exons ATGATGCAGGTTTCCAcgtctcttctttttcttcccctcaCCCTCCTGCTCCTTCATCCCGTCTCCCCGGTACATGGTGGCCATGTTCTGGCATTTCCAGGAGAGTTCAGCCATTGGTTGAACATGCGGAACATCATAGAGGAGCTGGTGAAGAGGAATCATTCGGTCACCATCTTAGTGCCCGATGCATCGCCGTCTGTCAACTACAACAACAGCCGCGACGCTGCCAAGTTCAACTTCCTGGTCTTCAAG GTGTCATATAGCAGGGAGGAATATGTGGGCACCATGCACGAATTCATCCAGTTCTCTATGTATGAGTCACACACCTCTTCACCGCTGCAAAAGATCATGAAGATGAACGATTTCATGGGCCGCACCCTGGACTTTGGGAGGCAGCAGTGTGATGGGGTGCTGAAGAACCAGCAGCTGATGGCGACTCTGCAGGACAGTGCTTTCGATGTTATCCTACAAGACCCCCTTGCAATGTGTGGCGACCTGGTGGCTGACATGCTCGGCGTGCCACTCATCCTCTCGCTGCGCTTCAGCTTTGGCAGTGTTATGGAGCGACACTGTGGCCACGCCCCGTTGCCACCATCTTATGTTCCATTAGCTCCTCTTCCATACAACGACCGCATGACGTTCGTGGAGAGACTGATCAACATGGTGACATATGTGGCGTCATCCACACTAACTGAACTTGCCTGGAAGCTGTCTGTGAATAAATACTATAGTGAgatcaaag GAACTcccagcagtgtgtgtgagactaTGGGGAAGGCCGACGTGTGGCTCATCAGGACGTTCTGGGACATTGAGACGCCACGGCCGACCCCACCAAACTTCAAATACGTGGGCGGTCTACACTGCAAACCAGCCAATCAGCTGCCAGAG GACCTGGAGGCATTTGTGCAGAGTTCAGGTAATGCCGGCATAATTGTGGCTTCCTTCGGCTCCATGGTAACCAACCTGACGATCCAGCACGCTAACATCATCGCCACCGCCTTCGGTCAGATCCCACAGAAG GTGATTTGGCGTTACCGTGGCGAGGCTCCAACTGCATTGGCGCCAAACACAAAGATTTCTGATTGGATCCCTCAGAACGACCTGCTgg GTCACCCAAAGACAAAGGCATTCGTGACACATGGCGGCACTAACGGTCTGTATGAAGCTGTGTTTCACGGTGTGCCTCTGGTGGGCGTGCCACTGTTTGGCGATCAGCCTGATAATCTCGCCCGTATGAGCCGCCTCGGCACCGCCATCGTCCTGGACTTCAACCATCTGACAGCTGAGGAGCTGGCAGAGGCGCTGCACGTCGTTACAAACCAGCCAAG CTACAGGACCAACATGCAGCGTCTGTCAGCGGTGCACCGCGACCAGCCAGTAACACCACTGAGTACCGCCGTCTTCTGGGTGGAGTTTGTTATGCGACATGGTGGAGCTAGGCATCTGCGGTTGGCATCATACGACCTGAACTGGTTCCAGTACCACAGCTTGGACACCGGTGCTGCCCTGCTGGTCGCTTTGATGACCGTCGCTGCTTTGTGGTGGGTGGGGATACGCTGCATCCTGCGGCAGTGCAGACAGCGAGCAGGAAGAGAGAAGAAGGACTGA